A genomic segment from Necator americanus strain Aroian chromosome III, whole genome shotgun sequence encodes:
- a CDS encoding hypothetical protein (NECATOR_CHRIII.G13166.T1) has protein sequence MPLINPLGMRPHVHFNSESFEVYEVVTGLYNNNSIILQSEVHQRVIGLYNALRWLADGSMLSTLSSDIETYPGKLGLFHGFEIAFQLLIYLLIAASIYCSKKSRKKDTKYAPSGTLSSSKSSGSINSKTPRKRKGQTSSYGALPAQLREIAEAERMAKQNKAYDNFELDLDDDVK, from the exons atgcctttaatcaatccgcttgggatgcgtcctcacgttcacttcaattcagaatcgtttgaggtttacgaagttgtaactggcctatacaataacaatagtaTAATCCTCCAATCTGAG gttcaccaacgtgtaattggcctgTACAATGCCTTGCGATGGCTAGcggatgggtcaa TGTTATCCACTTTATCAAGCGATATAGAAACGTATCCTGGGAAACTTGGCCTATTTCATGGTTTTGAG ATTGCCTTCCAGTTGCTTATCTATCTTCTTATAGCCGCTTCTATATATTGTAGtaagaaatccagaaagaag GATACGAAGTATGCACCCTCAGGGACGCTTAGTtctt CGAAATCAAGCGGTTCAATAAATT CAAAAACacctagaaaaagaaagggac AAACTTCTTCATATGGCGCACTTCCTGCACAACTTCGAGAAATCGCGGAAGCTGAACGAATGG caaaacaaaacaaggcTTACGACAACTTTGAATTGGATCTTGATGATGACGTGAAATGA
- a CDS encoding hypothetical protein (NECATOR_CHRIII.G13166.T2), with protein MHPYVHFNSQSFEVHQRVIGLYNALRWLADGSSQCFILPDKSGTNLSTPEGRKACIIAVLSTLSSDIETYPGKLGLFHGFEIAFQLLIYLLIAASIYCSKKSRKKDTKYAPSGTLSSSKSSGSINSKTPRKRKGQTSSYGALPAQLREIAEAERMAKQNKAYDNFELDLDDDVK; from the exons atgcacccctacgttcacttcaattcacaatcatttgaggttcaccaacgtgtaattggcctgTACAATGCCTTGCGATGGCTAGcggatgggtcaagtcagtgttttatccttccagacaagtctggtactaatttatcgaccccagagggacggaaggcttg TATAATTGCAGTGTTATCCACTTTATCAAGCGATATAGAAACGTATCCTGGGAAACTTGGCCTATTTCATGGTTTTGAG ATTGCCTTCCAGTTGCTTATCTATCTTCTTATAGCCGCTTCTATATATTGTAGtaagaaatccagaaagaag GATACGAAGTATGCACCCTCAGGGACGCTTAGTtctt CGAAATCAAGCGGTTCAATAAATT CAAAAACacctagaaaaagaaagggac AAACTTCTTCATATGGCGCACTTCCTGCACAACTTCGAGAAATCGCGGAAGCTGAACGAATGG caaaacaaaacaaggcTTACGACAACTTTGAATTGGATCTTGATGATGACGTGAAATGA
- a CDS encoding hypothetical protein (NECATOR_CHRIII.G13166.T3): MTYFKIAFQLLIYLLIAASIYCSKKSRKKDTKYAPSGTLSSSKSSGSINSKTPRKRKGQTSSYGALPAQLREIAEAERMAKQNKAYDNFELDLDDDVK; encoded by the exons ATGACATACTTTAAG ATTGCCTTCCAGTTGCTTATCTATCTTCTTATAGCCGCTTCTATATATTGTAGtaagaaatccagaaagaag GATACGAAGTATGCACCCTCAGGGACGCTTAGTtctt CGAAATCAAGCGGTTCAATAAATT CAAAAACacctagaaaaagaaagggac AAACTTCTTCATATGGCGCACTTCCTGCACAACTTCGAGAAATCGCGGAAGCTGAACGAATGG caaaacaaaacaaggcTTACGACAACTTTGAATTGGATCTTGATGATGACGTGAAATGA
- a CDS encoding hypothetical protein (NECATOR_CHRIII.G13167.T1): protein MLGWFTSFREHGAPTFYGENRTPVTIDTHIVGLFSIFLVPAVTFLIILPGVRKHRLSSTLSFLFNMYIGATLLVSMYHPCWHRAETPISTTYKAFSNAKMDAHILVRVGLQYLNISLSTSATHEGDNVVVQEGILYNERFSFAEVNKMEKELSNALTKGLPFPILKIIEYLSGDGFGWGRQYRVAGYYTACMLWLSFYTWIISFVCLAFLPHYFARCIFYTGTFIGIGDLIFVLNIPRHMYIRFPTQYGDNLLKFRLSICFHATCVAAVLCILVGGLLWILESKNKYHFDTIFSARRHADGSVVDVHRDDKSIATILSDHSQVSLVQYTSKPSNLSSSQASSVASSVCFYPNPCGTPTRF, encoded by the exons ATGCTCGGTTGGTTCACGTCATTTCGTGAGCATGGAGCACCGACTTTTTACGGGGAGAATCGAACACCGGTTACAATTG ATACTCATATTGTGGgacttttttccatctttttggTGCCAGCAGTAACGTTTCTAATAATTCTTCCTGGAGTTCGAAAACATCGTCTCTCGTCCACTTTATCTTTCCTCTTCAATATGTACATTGGAGCAACGTTACTAG TATCCATGTATCATCCATGCTGGCATCGCGCTGAAACACCGATATCCACGACTTACAAGGCATTTTCTAATGCTAAAATGGATGCACATATCCTCGTCCGCGTTGGTCTACAGTACCTCAATATTTCACTAAGTA CGAGCGCTACTCACGAAGGAGATAATGTTGTGGTTCAAGAGGGAATCCTGTACAATGAAAGATTCAGTTTTGCCGAAG tgaacaaaatggaaaaggagTTATCGAATGCACTCACCAAAGGTCTGCCCTTCCCCATCCTTAAG ATTATTGAATATTTATCCGGTGATGGATTCGGATGGGGTCGACAGTATCGCGTTGCTGGATATTATACTGCGTGTATGTTGTG GTTATCCTTCTACACTTGGATCATCTCATTTGTTTGCCTCGCATTTCTGCCACACTATTTCGCACGATGTATTTTCTATACAGGAACTTTTATTGGTATAG GTGACTTAATTTTCGTGTTGAATATACCTCGTCATATGTATATTCGATTTCCAACCCAATATGGTGATAATCTCCTGAAATTCCGACTTTCAATATGTTTTCATGCAACATGTGTTGCTG CTGTGCTGTGCATCCTTGTTGGTGGCCTCTTGTGGATtctcgaatcaaagaacaaataTCATTTCGACACCATCTTCTCAGCTCGTCGACATGCTGACGGAAGTGTCGTCGACGTCCATCGTGATGATAAGAGCATAGCGACAATCCTTAGTGATCATAGTCAAGTGTCTTTGGTACAGTACACCTCGAAACCATCGAATCTATCATCAAGTCAAGCGTCTTCTGTAGCTTCTAGTGTTTGCTTCTATCCAAATCCATGCGGAACACCTACTCGGTTctaa